One Benincasa hispida cultivar B227 chromosome 5, ASM972705v1, whole genome shotgun sequence genomic window carries:
- the LOC120077682 gene encoding synaptotagmin-2-like isoform X3, producing MSIPGLHQFVQETIKDQVGNMYLWPKTLDITVIDPSTALRKPVGILDVKIVRAMRLKKKDLLGASDPYVKLKLTEENLPSKKTTVKHKNLNPEWNEEFSLVVKDPNSQVIEFQVYDWEQVGKHDKMGMNVIPLKDLPPEVSKVFTLDLLKNMDPNDVQNDKNRGQIVVELTYKPFKEDELAGDLDDALKVKDAPVGTPENGGLLVVIVHEAQDVEGKHHNNPYVRLLFKGEEKRTKRMKKNRDPRWEEEFEFMLEEPPTDEKLYVEVLSSSSRMGLLHPKESLGYVEISLSDVVTNKRINEKYHLIDSKNGRIQIELQWRISS from the exons ATGTCTATTCCAGGTCTCCACCAGTTTGTCCAG GAGACTATTAAAGATCAGGTTGGCAACATGTATCTATGGCCTAAAACCCTGGATATAACAGTTATCGATCCATCAAC AGCTCTAAGAAAGCCAGTCGGAATTCTGGATGTGAAGATTGTAAGGGCAAtgagattgaaaaagaaagaccTTTTAGGCGCATCAGATCCTTATGTGAAACTTAAGCTTACTGAGGAAAATCTACCTTCAAAAAAGACCACCGTGAAACATAAGAATTTGAATCCTGAATGGAATGAGGAGTTCAGTTTGGTGGTCAAAGACCCAAATTCCCAAGTCATAGAATTCCAAGTTTACGATTGGGAACAG GTTGGAAAGCATGACAAGATGGGCATGAATGTAATCCCTTTGAAAGATCTTCCTCCTGAAGTGTCAAAAGTCTTCACCCTTGACCTACTGAAGAACATGGACCCGAATGATGTTCAAAATGATAAGAACAGGGGGCAGATTGTGGTTGAATTGACTTACAAACCATTTAAGGAAGATGAATTAGCTGGAGATTTGGATGATGCACTGAAGGTAAAGGATGCTCCGGTAGGAACGCCGGAAAATGGAGGTCTACTTGTAGTTATCGTTCATGAAGCTCAAGATGTTGAAGGCAAACACCACAACAATCCATATGTGAGGCTTCTGTTCAAAGGGGAAGAGAAAAGAACTAAG CGTATGAAGAAGAACAGGGACCCCAGATGGGAAGAAGAGTTTGAATTTATGCTTGAAGAACCACCCACAGATGAGAAATTATATGTGGAAGTTCTCAGCTCCTCATCAAGAATGGGCCTCCTGCATCCCAAG GAATCGTTAGGATACGTAGAGATCAGTCTTTCTGATGTTGTTACGAACAAAAGGATAAACGAGAAGTATCACCTTATAGACTCAAAGAATGGAAGGATTCAAATTGAGTTGCAATGGAGGATTTCATCCTGA